A part of Petrotoga sp. 9PW.55.5.1 genomic DNA contains:
- a CDS encoding Rrf2 family transcriptional regulator yields the protein MSLTVKSGYALRALFELAVLTNDEGRDKVSISELSARQKIPKDFLEKIFIELRDAGIVKSIRGKFGGYYLNKDPKELRLSEIIRVLDKPLQSFDCVIGECEIEIECAIEFVWKRVDNAMMLELRKMTLQDVIDNGKKLAALKEAQKGGTKKKINV from the coding sequence ATGTCTCTTACCGTAAAAAGTGGTTACGCATTAAGGGCTTTATTCGAGCTAGCTGTATTAACAAATGATGAAGGAAGGGATAAAGTTTCCATTAGTGAACTTTCTGCAAGACAAAAAATTCCAAAAGATTTTTTGGAAAAAATATTTATAGAACTTAGAGATGCGGGAATTGTAAAATCTATTCGCGGAAAGTTTGGTGGATATTATTTAAACAAAGATCCAAAAGAACTTCGTTTGAGTGAAATTATAAGAGTGTTAGATAAACCACTCCAATCTTTTGATTGTGTGATAGGTGAATGTGAGATAGAAATAGAATGTGCCATAGAATTTGTTTGGAAAAGAGTAGACAATGCAATGATGCTAGAATTAAGGAAAATGACTCTACAAGATGTTATAGACAATGGTAAAAAATTAGCCGCACTAAAG